A stretch of Kaistella flava (ex Peng et al. 2021) DNA encodes these proteins:
- a CDS encoding ABC transporter ATP-binding protein — protein MIEIKNLTKKFNKFTALNDVNLSFENGHSIALIGPNGCGKTTMIKCILGLNVVEDGDILVDEKSVKEDYKYRENIGYMPQIGRYPENMTIKETIKMIKDTRKNSGDNLDTELLEAFELENIYDKKMRTLSGGTTQKVSAVLAFLFNPKVIILDEPTAGLDPLATEILKNKIIKEKNKGKLIIITSHLLSELDDIITEIVFMNEGKVVVHQSVEDLKKETNTEKISDGIISILKAMKK, from the coding sequence ATGATTGAAATAAAAAATCTCACCAAAAAATTCAACAAGTTCACTGCGCTGAACGACGTCAATTTATCCTTTGAAAATGGTCATTCTATTGCTTTAATCGGACCAAACGGTTGTGGGAAAACAACCATGATTAAATGTATTTTAGGATTAAACGTCGTTGAAGATGGCGATATATTGGTCGATGAAAAAAGCGTAAAAGAAGATTACAAATACCGTGAGAATATTGGCTATATGCCACAAATCGGTAGGTATCCGGAGAATATGACCATCAAGGAAACCATCAAGATGATCAAAGACACCCGTAAAAACAGTGGCGACAACCTGGACACTGAACTTCTGGAAGCATTTGAGCTTGAAAACATTTACGATAAAAAAATGCGCACTCTTTCCGGCGGAACTACGCAGAAAGTAAGTGCGGTACTCGCTTTTCTTTTTAATCCTAAAGTTATTATCCTGGATGAACCGACTGCTGGACTTGATCCGTTGGCTACAGAAATTCTGAAAAACAAAATAATCAAGGAGAAAAACAAAGGAAAACTCATCATCATCACTTCTCACCTGCTAAGCGAACTCGACGATATTATAACTGAAATTGTTTTCATGAACGAAGGTAAAGTTGTCGTGCATCAATCCGTAGAAGATTTGAAGAAAGAAACCAATACTGAAAAAATTTCTGACGGAATTATTTCAATTTTAAAAGCAATGAAAAAATGA